One segment of Papaver somniferum cultivar HN1 unplaced genomic scaffold, ASM357369v1 unplaced-scaffold_137, whole genome shotgun sequence DNA contains the following:
- the LOC113334527 gene encoding uncharacterized protein LOC113334527: MGDQILQEIGTPLKIDNATARCEVGYYANVLVEVDFSQHTPSKVWIGTKYEGFFQDVMIPNCPKFCSSCKIVGHLNSECKFKKNTEQEKPVESIPKNDHRRETQVPFDIYNPVIPEDSVVDSIKDVIQTNSSNVETISQGSKFNALKNVPQEEILEEVIMETPKIVKVVEANTLNSSTVKFINGTNGKVKRFQYKLLLGIK, from the exons ATGGGAGATCAGATTTTACAG GAAATTGGAACTCCACTCAAGATTGATAATGCTACAGCTAGATGTGAGGTCGGATATTATGCTAATGTTTTGGTTGAGGTTGATTTTTCTCAGCATACTCCTAGTAAAGTGTGGATTGGAACCAAATATGAAGGCTTCTTTCAGGATGTGATGATTCCAAATTGTCCAAAATTTTGTTCATCATGTAAGATTGTTGGACATTTGAACTCTGAATGCAAATTTAAGAAAAATACAGAACAAGAAAAACCAGTGGAAAGTATTCCTAAAAATGATCATAGAAGGGAGACACAAGTACCTTTTGATATTTATAATCCTGTCATACCTGAAGATTCGGTAGTAGATTCAATTAAAGATGTTATTCAAACCAATTCTTCAAATGTGGAAACTATATCACAAGGCAGCAAATTCAATGCTCTAAAAAATGTACCTCAAGAAGAGATTCTTGAAGAGGTAATTATGGAAACTCCTAAGATTGTGAAAGTAGTTGAAGCAAATACCTTGAATAGTAGTACTGTCAAATTTATTAATGGCACAAATGGTAAAGTGAAGAGGTTCCAATACAAGTTACTTCTTGGGATAAAGTAG